Part of the Methylovirgula sp. 4M-Z18 genome is shown below.
GTTCGTGGGTGAAGCTTTCGCGCGTTCAGGATTTTGACCCCAAGTATACGGCCGTGTTCGATCAACTTCTCTTCGAAATGGAGGGGCTTCTCAACCAGCCGCTTCGGCGCGAAATCACCTGGTCCACCGTGACGATATTCCTGGCGTCCCCCAAAATCGCGACGCCCTTCCACATCGATCACGAATCGAATTTCCTTTTCCAGCTTCAGGGCGATAAGGACGTATGCTTGTTCGACCCCAACGACCGCGAGCTTGTCAACGATAAGGAAGTCGAGGCATTCTATCTCGGCAATGCGGGGGCAGCGACATACAAGGAACATTTGCAGGCGCGCGGGACGGTGTACAGACTGACCCCGGGCGACGTCGTCCATCATCCGCCGCTCGCGCCGCATTGGGTGAAAAATGGCGACAATATCTCCGTGAGCGTCAGTGTTGCTTTTGGCACGAAGCCTCTCGAGCGTGTCGCGCGCATCTACCAAGCCAATTCGCTGCTGCGGACTTTTGGTCTGGCGCCCGTGTCGCCAGGACTTTCACCGACAAAGGACAAGATCAAAGCGGCCTTTGTGTCACGTTTCGAAAACCGCAATCCGCGCAGTTACGCCGATCTCATGTTCACACCAGTAAACCGGTTACGTAAGCCAATTGAGCTCGCAAAGCGCGTGATCCGCCGGTCGGCCCAGGGGCGAGGCTCGATTAAGACCACCGTATAATGATTGCTGCGATTGCGACGACGGCTGGGAGGCTTTTCGGAAATTGACGTTGAGGTATTCCCCCGCACCGAATTTTGCGATTCACACTTTGGATGTGGACCAATAAGCCGCTCTGGACCGCCCGTTCGTACCAAGAGGCGGTAAAGACCTGACCCATTTCAGCATCTCGCTGCAATTGCAGGCATTTTGAGGGATCTGGCGGAGAGGGAGGGATTCGAACCCCCGATACAGTTGCCCGTATGCCGCATTTCGAGTGCGGTGCTTTCAACCACTCAGCCACCTCTCCTAAAGGGGTCTTGGACGGTGCCAAGATCGTGGTCGGCGCGCCGAATATCATGGCTGGCGTGGCGACACAAGCGTCAGGTGCGCGAATGTCACCCAATTCGACAGGATTGTGACGGCGCCATGCCGCGGCGGCCTTATACAAACGGTCACAAAGGGTGACCGTTGGTTCCTTGCGTCGTTTTTCGCCCTCTCACGGCGAAAGCGAAAAATGAACAGC
Proteins encoded:
- a CDS encoding cupin-like domain-containing protein, whose product is MQKHVDPAKGFAPDNAPLLQVSAEDFRANFNKRSFEFRHRLQDTKLFEIDQLIELADKILAAGATDRFAAVNYRQANVGTKIGTTPNLGLRETVSKLDQAGSWVKLSRVQDFDPKYTAVFDQLLFEMEGLLNQPLRREITWSTVTIFLASPKIATPFHIDHESNFLFQLQGDKDVCLFDPNDRELVNDKEVEAFYLGNAGAATYKEHLQARGTVYRLTPGDVVHHPPLAPHWVKNGDNISVSVSVAFGTKPLERVARIYQANSLLRTFGLAPVSPGLSPTKDKIKAAFVSRFENRNPRSYADLMFTPVNRLRKPIELAKRVIRRSAQGRGSIKTTV